A window from Deltaproteobacteria bacterium RIFCSPHIGHO2_02_FULL_44_16 encodes these proteins:
- a CDS encoding preprotein translocase subunit YajC, protein MIAETAPATQGNFLTSLMPLLLIFGIFYFLLIRPQQKQQKKHREMLGALKKGDKVITRGGVYGTVFGITENQVTLEIADNVRIQCTRDAIATIINS, encoded by the coding sequence ATGATTGCAGAAACAGCGCCAGCAACGCAGGGGAATTTTTTGACCTCTCTCATGCCTCTTCTTCTTATTTTTGGTATTTTCTATTTTCTTCTGATTCGTCCCCAACAGAAACAACAGAAAAAACATCGTGAGATGCTCGGCGCTCTTAAAAAAGGGGACAAAGTCATTACTCGCGGCGGTGTCTATGGCACTGTTTTTGGAATTACCGAGAATCAAGTGACGCTCGAAATCGCCGACAATGTGCGCATTCAATGTACACGCGATGCAATTGCAACCATTATCAACTCTTAA